In Candidatus Manganitrophus morganii, the genomic window AAGATGAATTGATACCGCTTTCCCTGCCCGGGGACGGTCAGCTCTTGGATCACGCTGAGCTGCTTTAACATCTCCAGGTTTCGATAGACGCTTGATCGATTGATGCCGGGGAGCTTGTCCTGAAGATGCGCCTGGATCTCCGGGAGGGAGAACTGCCTTGTGGAATGATCGATGAAATATTGAAGCAAAAACCGTCGGGCGGGGGTAATCCGCTGCTGATTGTGACGAAGCACTGCAATTAAATCTTTATGTTTTTTCATTGCCTCTTCTCCCGCGCCGATTCATGGCCGCTTACCCTTGACGATGCGCTTTTCAGATGCTACATGACTCGCAATGCAAATGCAACATTTATTTAATTGCGACATGTTGCATTAAATGGTATCTTATACGGTGGGCGGGAGGGGACCCTCCGCCCGTTTTATTCTCCGTTACGATAAGGACCTGGATGAAGACTCACTTCTTTACACCGCCGGCTATCCCCACCGATCGATTCTGGACCTTTTTGAAATCGAATTACCTCGTCGATGTCTCCGGCGACTTCTGGGGAGGGGTCACCTCCGCAGTCGTTGCCCTTCCGTTGGCGCTTGCCTTCGCCCTCGCTTCCGGCGTCGATGCCAAATACGGCCTCTACACCGCCATCGTCGCTGCCGTGGTGGCGTCGGTTTTCGGGGGATCGAAGGTCCAGATTACCGGCCCGACCGGAGCGATGGCGGTCATCCTTGCGGGAATCGTCGCGCAATATGGAATCGAGAAGCTCTGGGTCGCCGCCGTCTTGGCCGGGATCATCCAGATCGCCCTCGGCCTCTCCCGGATGGGACGGTTCGCTCTCTACATTCCCCATCCCCTGATCGCCGGCTTCACCAATGGGATCGCCGTCATCATCTTTGCCGGCCAGTTGAACAACGCTTTCGGCTTTCAGATTCCTGCCGCGGGCGGGGCAACCTTCTTTGAAGGCCTTTATACGACACTGACACACCTCCCCGGCCTGAATCTTTCAGCCCTTCTCCTCACCGCCACGGTCGTCCTCATCATGCTCTTCATGCCGGTCTCCATCACCCGCCGCGTGCCGGCCTCCCTTATCGGTCTGACCGCCGCCACGGCCGCCGCGGCCCTCTTTCAACTGAATGTGCCGACGATCGGCGCCATTCCGCATGTTCTTCCGATGCCCCATCTTCCCGCCGGCGCTTGGGGAGACCTTCACACACTCCTCCGTCCGGCGTTGGCGCTGGCCGCCCTTGGCTCCATCGAGTCGCTCCTCTCGGCGGTGGTGGCTGATAGCATGATGGCCTCCGAACGGCACGACAGCAACAAAGAGCTGTTCGGACAGGGGCTGGCCAACATCGTCACCGCTTTTTTTCAGGGAATCCCGGCGACCGGGGCGATCGCCCGGACGGCGGTGAACGTGAGGAGCGGCGCCAAGTCGCGCCTCTCCAGCATCTTCCATAGTCTGGCGCTGGTTCTGATCATGTTTTTTTTCGCCGAATTCGCATCGCATATCCCCCTTGCGGCGCTGGCGGGGATCTTGATGGTCACCTCTATTCGGATGGTCGAATGGGAAAACACCCGGGCGATATTCCGCGCCCCGGAGGCGGATCGGATCGTTCTGCTGATTACGTTTGCAGTAACCGTCGCCTTCGATCTGATTCTGGCCGTCGAGATCGGACTCATCTCCGCGGGGCTTCTCTTTATCCGCCGGATGAGCGAGCTCGGCATCATGAACCAATCGGTGGATGAGATCGTCCAATCGCCTGAGAAGGCCGCCCCGATTCAGGTCTGCCCCTATGTGGTCGTCGTCCGGATCGCCGGGCCCCTCTTTTTCGGCGCCGCGGAAAAGTTCATGAATGAGATCAAGAAGCGAATCGACATGAAAGTATTGATCCTGCGCCTGGGGCAGGTCAATATGATCGATGCCACCGGGGCGATGGCCTTTCGGGCCATCATTGATCATACGGAGCGGATCGGCGCAAAACTCTACATCAGCAGCCTTCAGCCCCAAGTCCGGTTCGTTTTGACGCAGATGGGATTGATGGAAATGATCCCGGAAGGTCGGGTCTTCGATCACGCCGACCAGGCGATCCGGGCGGCCTCAGAACAGATGGAGAAAGAGGTCTGCACCGGCTGCCGTCATTACGTGAGCGAGCAATGTGATCTCTTCGAAAAACCGCCGGACGCCGGCGGCGTGTAGTTCGATTCCCCCTTGCCAATGAAGTGTCCCCGGCATACAATCATCTCATGCATCTTATCATCGACGGTTACAACTTCATCGGGAGGCAGAAGGGGCTTCGGGGGGATCTGGAGGGAAAACGCGCCCGCCTCATCGAACAGCTCACAGCATATCGCCGAATCAAAGAACTCCCTGTTACGGTCGTCTTCGACGGAAGCGGGAAAGGAGCGGCCGAACGAACCGGAGGGATTGAGGTGATCTTCTCGGGGTACGGAGAATCGGCCGACGACGTGATTGTCCGGATGGCCGAAGATTTCCGGGAAGGCTGCACCGTCGTCTCTTCAGATCGGGCGGTGCGGGATCAAGTCCAACGGAGCGGCGCCGTCGCGCTCTACTCGGGAGAATTCGAGGCCCGCCTTCA contains:
- a CDS encoding SulP family inorganic anion transporter, which translates into the protein MKTHFFTPPAIPTDRFWTFLKSNYLVDVSGDFWGGVTSAVVALPLALAFALASGVDAKYGLYTAIVAAVVASVFGGSKVQITGPTGAMAVILAGIVAQYGIEKLWVAAVLAGIIQIALGLSRMGRFALYIPHPLIAGFTNGIAVIIFAGQLNNAFGFQIPAAGGATFFEGLYTTLTHLPGLNLSALLLTATVVLIMLFMPVSITRRVPASLIGLTAATAAAALFQLNVPTIGAIPHVLPMPHLPAGAWGDLHTLLRPALALAALGSIESLLSAVVADSMMASERHDSNKELFGQGLANIVTAFFQGIPATGAIARTAVNVRSGAKSRLSSIFHSLALVLIMFFFAEFASHIPLAALAGILMVTSIRMVEWENTRAIFRAPEADRIVLLITFAVTVAFDLILAVEIGLISAGLLFIRRMSELGIMNQSVDEIVQSPEKAAPIQVCPYVVVVRIAGPLFFGAAEKFMNEIKKRIDMKVLILRLGQVNMIDATGAMAFRAIIDHTERIGAKLYISSLQPQVRFVLTQMGLMEMIPEGRVFDHADQAIRAASEQMEKEVCTGCRHYVSEQCDLFEKPPDAGGV
- a CDS encoding transcriptional repressor, encoding MKKHKDLIAVLRHNQQRITPARRFLLQYFIDHSTRQFSLPEIQAHLQDKLPGINRSSVYRNLEMLKQLSVIQELTVPGQGKRYQFIFEQQVHHFIICKACGKVVKGNRDLFEKVEKALKEIHDFQKANLSVTFYGFCSKCQTAVEAG
- a CDS encoding NYN domain-containing protein; this encodes MHLIIDGYNFIGRQKGLRGDLEGKRARLIEQLTAYRRIKELPVTVVFDGSGKGAAERTGGIEVIFSGYGESADDVIVRMAEDFREGCTVVSSDRAVRDQVQRSGAVALYSGEFEARLHAALHQEGTPPIEKALDETEPARPAEKKGNPRKLSKTERRRQGRLKRL